CCGGGCAGTGCTTCGATGACGGTTACCCGCGCAGATTTCAGTGGCAGGGCGAGCCGCTGCGCGGAAAAGTTGCGTACGCGGCAGGTGTTCCGCACGGTGTCGGTCGGATACAGCTGCGTGCGGTGCAGATAAACGCCGCGTTCGGCGCACAGTTTTCCGGCTATGAAAACGGCGCGTGCGGAAAACTGACGCAGGTCCGAGAACAGCACGATGTCGGCGCGGAGACCCGGCGCGAGACCTCCTCTGTCGTGCAGGCGGAAACATTCGGCGGCGTTCAGCGTCGCCATTTGTATGGCTGTAACCGCAGGAATCCCCTCCGCTACGCAGACGGCGAGGTCGTTGTCGAGGTGGCCGTCGGTGAGCATCGTTTCCGGGTCGTCCGTACACAGGACGCAGCGCCGCGCATTCTGCGGCGTTACGTTTTTGAGCAGCGTCTGCAAGTCGGTGCAGACGGCGCCCTGCCGGAGCAGGATGTACATGCCGCAGCGCAGCCGCTCGTCCATTTCCCGCAGCGTGGTGCATTCGTGGTCGTTTCCGATGCCGGCGGAGGCGTACGCGTTGAGCGCCTTGCCGCTCAGGGCGGGACTGTGCCCGTCTATGATAAGGTGCCGTTTGTGCGCCTGAAGGATTTTATCCAGTACGTCGTCCCGCGTTTCGAGTATGCCCGGATAGTTCATGAATTCACCCAATCCGTACGCCGCGCCCGAGTCGAACGGTTCGTCCATCATCTGCGCCGTCAGCGTGCAGCCGTTGTGCTCGAACGGCGTTGCCGGAACACACGAAGGAAGCATGTACCGCACCGAAAGCGGCGTCCGTTCGGCGGCGCGCACCATGTAGTCGAATCCGGCGAGTCCGCAGACGTTGGTTATTTCGTGCGGATCGGCGATTACGGTGGTCGTTCCGTGCGGCACGACCATGCGCGCAAATTCTTCGGGGCGGACGTAGCTCGATTCTATGTGGATATGTCCGTCTATAAGGCCGGGCGCGGCGTAGAGACCCGCCGCGTCGTATTCGGCGGCACCGCGGTACGAACCGATTCCGGCGATCGTGCCGTCGCTGACGGCGATATCGCCCTGAACGAGCGTTCCCGTGTAAACGTCGACTACGGTGCAGTTTTTGATTACCAGATCGGCTTCAAGCGTACCCGCGGCGATCCGGATCCGTTTTTTAAGTTGTTCAAGGTCGTTCATGGTTGCTCCTTGTCGTTTTTTTCATGTGTACCGGAAAGCGGTACGGTTATTTTTATTTCGGTTCCGATTTCATCGTTGGAAGTAATGGCGAACTCCGCGCCGATCAGCTTGGCCCGTTCCTGCATTCCCTGAATGCCGAAATGCGCGACGTTGTTCCGGGGCGCTTTCGCCGGATATGAAAAGCCCGTTCCGTCGTCGGTTACGTAGCAGACGAGGTTCGTCCGGTGCCGTTCGGCGGTTTTTCTGAACGCGACGCAGATTTCCGACGGAGACGCGTGCTTTATCGAGTTCGCAATACCTTCCTGGATGATCCGGTACAGATGAATGCACGTTTTTTCGGAAATCGCCGTCAGATCGAGCGATTTCGTGTATTTGCAGTAACAGGAAACGCCGGTGTCCGCTTGTATTTTATTGCAGAACGTCTGAACGGTTGCGGTGAAGTCTTTGCCGCTCAGATCCGGCGGCTGCAAATTCATGCAGATGGAACGCAGCTGCGCCACCGATTTCAGAATTCCGTGCGCTATTTCCGGCAGCGCCGTGTTCGTCAGCCGGTTCTGCGCCAATTCGAGACCGTAATATCTGAAATCCTGCATGACCGTGTCGTGTATTTCCAAAAGGATCCGGCGGCGTTCGATTTCCTGCGCTTTAATGACGGATTGTGCGAACCAGCTTGCCTGTTCCTGTTTCATTTTCGATTCCTGCAGCGATGCGGACATCCGGTACAGAATCAGCGTTCCGCCGATGATGAACGCAATGAAAAAAAGCAGCAGAAACAGAAACACGGTGTTCGTTTTTTCAGCCGCGTTTTTTTCGAGCGTTGCAAATTGAAACAGTGCGTACGAAATGTCCCGGGAATTATGCTGCGGCAGCGCGTTGCGGATTATCGCCGCCTGCTGAGTAAACGCCTTGTTCCGGTTCGCCAGCAGTGCGAACGCCGGATCGTTTATATATGCAGTAAAGTTTTCCTGAAAGATAATCAGTTTTTCTTTTTTTTCTTCTTGCAGCCAGTCGGGAGTGCCGTCGTAATCGAGCCAAGTGGTGAACAAGTCCGAAACGTCTGCCGGAAACACCAACGCGCAGCTGCACAGCAGCAGCAGCGCGAACGCGCCTTTTTTCAGTAAAATCGGCAGAAAATGAACAAAACGAAAAAAGTGTGTTATACTGTACCGCATGGCTCCAAAAATCAAGATACTTCTTTCCGTGTTCATGTGTACTGTCCTTAATACGCTGCTTGCTTTTATCGTTCAGCCTCGTTTATCGTTGTTTCTGGATACGGTGTTTACTATCGCTATCTGTTTTCAATACGGCCTGATTCCCGGTATCGCTACCGCAGCGCTGACGTCTTTATGTATCGATTTTACGCTGTATCCCAACCGATTCAATTTCCCTTTCGTATTGTGTACTCTGTGTATTGTGTTTCTGGTATGCTATTTTAAGCGCAACTATGTAAAATATCAAGAGATTTCGGCTGCTTTACTGATACATTTGTTCTTGTTGGGACTCGTCTCCAGCCTTTCGGTCAGTATATTGGGCGAATTGCTCAATTTGGTTATGGGAGTGCTGTTCGATCAGAAATTCCATTATACGACTGATTGGTACCAGATTTTCTTTTTGCGGCACGGATTCCCGGAACCGATCGCGGGATTTCTGTCGCGGCTTTTGGTAAACACGATAGATCAGCTGTTTTCCGTTTTTACCGGATACGGCGTTTTTTATCTGTTTGCGCGCAAAAAGGACAAATCGTCATAATCCGATCAAGTCGCTCCGGCAGAAAACGTCGGTTTTTTCATACAGACGGGACAGATAATTTTCTACGGTTCGCGTTGAAATATTCATTTTGTCCGCAATCTGCTGATTCGACAGATAATCCTGCACGTAAATAAGCACTTCCCGTTCCCGTTTGGTCAATATGTCCGGCGAGGCGGCGTCTTTTTTATATTCTTCGTAAAGTCCGCTGTCGATGTACGTTCCGCCCGCGGCGACCGCGTTCAGCGCGTCCAGAATTTCCTGTTCCGGTGCAATTTTTGATACGCAGCCTTTCGCGCCGAGTTCCAGCGCCCGCTGTATGCGCGGAACGGTAACGAACGCCGAATAAATGACGATTTTTACCGGACAGTCGTCCGCGCGCAGTTCCATGCCGTTTTCTTGCAGTAAATCGGCTATCCACCGAATGAATTCAAGCCCGTTGTCTTTTTGAAGCATGACGTCCAGCAATATCACCGTACAGTCCCGCCCGTTCGGCTCCGCTGTTAAAACACCGGTAAGCAGCGTTTCCGCTTCAGTAAGACAGGCTGCTTCTCCGATGCACTTCCAGGCGGAGTTGTCCGATTCGGCACTGCCAGATTCGGCACTGTCCGATTCGGAACCGCTTGATTCAAGGTATTGAGCCAGCCCGTGCCTGAGAAATACGTGATCGTCTATGATAAGAAAAGTTTTCATTGCACCGTTTCCCGCCGTTTAAAAACTGTGAAAAAACACTGAATCCGATTTTACCATAAGCAGGTACCTTAGTAAACGTAATGAAGAGAGTGCATCCGCCGGAATCGTTCGGTTCCGGACTCTTTCATATGTTTATTTTTAGGAGTTTTAGATGAAGAAAACGAAAATCGGATTTATCGGCGGAACGATTGCCGCCGCCGTTTTGGCTCTGTCTCTTGCCGGTTGTAATCAGGGAACCGGCGGCAGTGGTTCCGTTGTTCCTGACCAGCCCAAAGTGTCGTATCGGGACAGCATCTTCGTCCAGGGACGGGGACAGGTATATCAGCCGGTACTGACGAATAATGGTCAATCAGTATATGAACGTACTGATCCCGTATCTGAAACTGTCGCTGATTTTTATATGGGACAGTACGAAATCACGGACGAATGGTGGAAAGAAGTGTACGACTGGGCGACTGACGCCGCGCGCGGAAGCAGACAGTATTCGTTTACGGTCGGTAATTCTCTCAGCAACGGCATGTCGTACGGAGACGCCGTCGTGTGGTGCAACGCGCTCAGCGAATATAAAGGCCGGGAACCCGTTTATATGGAAAAGGATACAATTGTCGTTGCCCGGACAGCCGTCAACGTTTCAAAAGATACATCGAGAGACGGTATTATGATATCTACCAATAATATACAAGTCTCAAAGGCTGCAGACGGTTTCCGTTTACCGTCTCTGGCGGAATGGCAGTTTGCCGCGCGCGGCGGAAATCCTTCTGCCAGTACCATTTGGAATTATCAGTTTGCAGGCAGTGATAATATCAGTGAGGTTGCTTGGTTCATCGGCAACGCGAACAGCCGGGGAACGCTCGTTGCCGGAGGAAAAAAATCGAACACGCTCGGTTTCTATGATTTGTGCGGCAGTCAGCGGGAATTCGTGTTCCGCGTTGCATTAAAGGCAGAGGCTGTGTCTTTTCCGAGAACCCCTTCGGCAGCAGCTGAGTTTGTCGCCGGCTCGGTGCTTGACGACAGTGATGCCTGTAAGATTCTGTGCGGTGAGACGGTTGCCGCTACACAGGTCGTTCAGAGTGCTTCTTTCCGTATCGTTTCAAACACCAAGTTTTAAGAACACGTAAAGAGTAAGCAGTAGTACGCGGAACCGGTTCGGTGTTTTACCGGATCGGTTCCGCTTTTTCACAGACAACAAGGAATGGGGTTATGCAGCAAATGAAACGGATTATGCTGGTGTATTTAAAATTCGTACTGATTTGTTTTGCCGTTTTATGTGTTACCGGTATGATCTTCGGCGAATATATCGTTTCCGAGCGGGGCGGTTCGCTGCTGAGTGCGGCGGCCCGGCCGGTGCACGCGGATCACGGTCGCGCTGCCGTCGACTTGTATCAGTTTACGTTGGTTCCCGTACCGGGCGGCTCTTATACGTGCGTTTTTACCGGACTGATGCCCGCCAGTGAAAGAAAACCCGACGAAACCGAATATATCGCACCGTTTTATATGAGTGCGCACGAAGTATCCAACGAACTGTGGGCGGAAGTCTTTACCTGGGCAACGAGCCCCGAGCGGGGAACGTACCGGTACGTGTTTTCGGACGGTTCGTTCCGGTACTGTACCTGGATGGACGCCGTCGTGTGGTGCAACGCACTCAGCGAATACCTGAACCGGGAACCGGTGTATTATGCCGGTACCGCTTCAGGCATCGGTACCGCGGCCGCCGGCAATACTGCCGTCGCTTCCGGCATCGGCAGTGCGCAGTACGCGTCGGTTCTGCGCCAAAGCATATCGTATGCCGAATGCCTCAATGAAGGCGTTCACTTTCCGGATATAAAAGAAAGCGCCGACGGCTTCCGGCTCCCCACTGCGGCGGAATGGCAGTTTGCGGCGCGCGGCGGAGATCCCGACGCGGAAGACTGGAATTATCAGTTCGCCGGCAGTAATAATATAGACGAAGTCGCCTGGCACGCGGGCAACAGTATGGGCTTTCATCCCGTCGGAGAAAAAAAAGCCAACCGTTTGGGCCTGTACGACATGTGCGGTAACCACTGGGAATGGGTGGAAAAATCCCGAACGGAAAACGTCGGCTATCTGGCAGGCGGTTCGTGCAAAACGTACCCTTCGCACTGCACCGTTTTTTCCATGCTGGCCCTTCATCCGCTTGAAGGCTATGAAACGTCGTTCCGGGTCGTTACGAACGGCAGGCTGCGGTAACCTGCCGAACACGGCAGACTGCGGTACCCTGATTCCGACCCGGCGCCGCCCGGTCGGTGCGCGTTCCGGCACGATATATTAAAAAAATACCATACTTTCCCGATGATTCCGAATTATGAACGATATATAATATCGTACGCGACGCGTTCGCCCGTGTCCGCTTTCCGTCCCGATACGGTGCGCGTGCAAAACCGCTTTCAGGAGAAATTTATGGAAGAAACAGACGACAGTGAATTTATCAGCACCGATTTTTTTACGGAAGGAACGTCGGCTCCCGCCGTTCAGCCCGATTCCCTGTCCGCAATGGCGGAACAGCTGGGCAATTCGTTTTCATTCAAACAGATCGGCTCCATGTCCCGCTATATCGAGCCGGTGAGCGGAGAAAACAGCATCGACATGCTGGTCGAGTTGTTTCAAAGCCAGCCGGAACTTACCGCGGTGCCCGTTGAAGAATACGACCGGGTTATCGGCGTTATCGACCGGAAAACCGTCGCCGCCGCAACCAACACGGCGTGGAAACGGTTTACCGCAAAGAAAATAGGCGACTACGTGCAGCGGGTGTCCGCCGTGCTGTACGCGCGTGATTTTATCGAAAAATCGCTGCAGAAAGTTTCGGAAATCAACCGGAAAGACGGTATCCTGTATTTTCCGGTGTTCAACAACCGGAGTTTTTTCGGCATAGTGTCGCTCGACGATTTCCTGTCGCGGATTGCAGAGATTCGCGAACAGGATCTGCGCAAAGCGTTCGTCATACAGCAGCGGCTGTTTCCCGACGCGGAAACGCTCGCGCAGCTGCCGTTCCGCGTGCAGGTGTGGAACCGGATGGCGAACGCGCTCGGCGGAGATCTGGCGCAGGTGATACCGCTTTCTGCCGGATCGTATTTGGTGTGCTGCTTCGACGTGTCGGGAAAAAACGTGGCGGCGTCCCTTTTGACCATCGCGGCAGGTTCGTTTTTTAACGTGCTGAAATACGTTCCGTCCTGTACGCAGAATCCGCTCAAGCTCGTTTCGCTGCTGGACGAATATCTTGAATACGCGGTGCCCGTGGGCAGTTTTATTACGGCCGCTTTCTGCTACGTGGATACGGAACGCCAGCTGATCCAGATTTACAATTGCGGGCACACGGCGGTGTACGTGTTTTTTCGGGACGAAGCCGTGAAAAATCGGGTGAACATCGCTGCCGTTAATCCGGCGCTGCCGCCGCTGGGAATGGGTGCGGTGAAATCCGCACTGAACGGATACGCCGCCGATCCTGCCGGAAACGTGAAGCCGTACACGCAGCTTCCCGTCAAAGCGGGCATGCACGTCGATTTGTATTCCGACGGTTTGAGCGACATGCAGGGCGACGACGGCGTCCGGTTCGACGACGATCGCACCCGCCGGTTTTTCATGGAGCTATATTGTAAGAAAGATGCGGACGTGAGCGGCGCCGTGGAAGCGGTCGTTGACGGCTGGATACATACCGCGATGCTCCCCGACGACATTACCGTCGTCGATATCCGATTGTAACCGCTTCCGCGTGCAGGCGCCGGGTACCGCTGCCGGTATGCCGCCTGGTACCGCAGCCCGGTATGCCGCCGCTTCCGTGTGCGGCGTAACGCGGGTATAAACCGCGACTCCGATACCTTCTGAGAACGATAAACCTCGATGCGCTGCGTCGAGGTTTTTTATTTTCTTCCGCATGTTTTGAGGAAAAGATGCGCATGTTTTTTATTTTCTTCCGCATGTTTTGGGAAAAAGATGCGCATGTTTTTAAATTTCTTCCGCATGTTTTGGGGAAAAGATGCGCATGTTTTTTATTTTCTTCCGCATGTTTTGGGGAAAAGATGCGCATCCGTGCCGCGGCGCGGGAGGATGCCGGCGTTTGCCCGATGGGTGCCGGCGGTTTACGGATACCGGCCGGCATTGCGAACGTTACACTTTTATGCGGCGCGTTCTGATGTCGAACAGAACAGCCAGAATGAGGATAATGCCGCGAACCATGTACTGGTAGGAAATACCGATGTTCATCAGGTTCATGCCGTTCGATAAGGCGGACATGACGAGCGCTCCGATAATCGTTCCCGTTACGCGTCCGACGCCGCCCGACGAAGAAACGCCGCCGACGTAGCAGGATGCGATCGCGTCCATTTCAAAGGCGTTGCCCGCCGTCGTCGTTGCCGACTGCAGCCGCGCGGTGAACAGGATTCCCGCAAGCCCCGCGAGCGCTCCCATTGAACAGAAAACGAACATCGTTACTTTCTGCACGCTGATACCGCTCAGTTCCGCCGCTTCGGGGTTGCCGCCCGTCGCAAAAATGTGGCGGCCGAGCACCGTGTTGTTGGTAAAAAAATGGTAGACTGCGAGGACTGCCAGTACGATGACGACCGTCCAAGACAGTCCGTTGTAATTGGCAAGTTTCCAGGTAAAAAACAGTATCAGTGCGGCGATAAAAAAGAGTTTGCACACGAACATGTCGATCGGCAGATTCTGCAGACGGTATTTTTCCCGTTTGGCGCGGTTCACGATTTCGCTCACGATGATGAACACGATCAGCGCGATGCCGAGGATGAGCGTGAGTACGTGAAGCCCTTCCGGTCCGAACGGATCTTGGATAAAGCCGTTGCCCAGCGCGTTGAACGCGGCGTTTTTTACGATGATCGTTCCGGTGCCTTCGGTAACGCGCAGCAGCGCTCCGCGGAAAATGAACATGCCGGCGAGCGTAACGACGAACGCCGGAACGCCGCATTTCGCTATCAGCGTTCCCTGATACAGTCCGATGAGCAGTCCGATTCCCATCGCGATAAGCACGACGGCGGCGACCGGAAGACCGGTAAAGTTGCGCATCAGCAGTGCCGCGATGGCGCCGGTAAAGCCGGCGGCGAATCCGACGGACAGATCTATCTGCCGTATGATGAGAACCAGCGTCATACCTATGGCAAGAATCGCAACGTAGCCGGTCTGATCGAACAGATTGCTCAAGTTGCGCGGCGTCATGAAAATACCGCCGGTCGTAACGGTAAAGAAAATCATTACGACCATCAAAGCGACGAACATGCCGTATTGGCGTGCGTTCTGTTTCAAAATTCTGAAGTTCATGGTTTCTCCTAATGAAGTTATTGCGGTGAACGGCTGCGTCAGTTCGCCGTTGCCAGATGCATGATTTTTTCCTGAGTGGCGTCCGCGCCGCTCAGTTCGCCCGCGATCACACCGCCTGAAACGACGTATATGCGGTCGCTCATACCGAGTATTTCCGGTAATTCGGACGATATCATGATGATGCTCATGCCCTGTTCGACCAGCGTGTTCATGAGCGTGTAAATCTCGTATTTTGCGCCGACGTCTATTCCGCGCGTCGGTTCGTCGAGAATCAGAATATCGGGCTTTACCATAAGCCATTTTGCCAGCGACACTTTCTGCTGGTTTCCGCCGGAAAGTTTGTTGACTTTCGCATCTATCGAGGGCGTTTTGATTTTGAGTTCTTGGCGATATTTTTCACTCACCGTGATTTCCCGGTTTTTGTCGATGATATTGTTTTTTACCAGCTGCTTGAGCGACGCGATCGTTATGTTCTGTTTAACGTCCTGCTCGAGAATCAGGCCGTCTCTCTTGCGGTCTTCCGACACGTACGCGAAGCCGTGTGCGATGGCGTCTTTTGAGTGTCTGAAATCGACCGGTTTGCCGAACAGGAGCGCCGTTCCTTCCACTTTGTATTTACGCGGATTGCCGAATACGCTCAGCGCGAATTCCGTCCGTCCGGCGCCCATCAGTCCCGCCAGTCCCAGAATTTCTCCCCTGCGGACGTTCAAATCGATGCCTTTCAGCAATTGGCGGGAAATGTTGTAGTCGTAGACTTTCCAGTCTTTTACTTCAAAAACGACGTCGCCTCTGTCGGCGTGCGCACGCTTCGGATAGATGTTTTTTATTTCGCGGCCCACCATGTGTTTGATGATGATTTCTTCGCTCAGTTCCGCGCGCGGCAGCGTGGCGACCGTCCGTCCGTCTCTGAGTATCGTAACCGTATCCGCGATTTTCAGCACTTCTTTCAGTTTGTGCGATATCATGATGCAGGTTACGCCCTGTTTTTTCAGGTTCAGTATCAGTTCCAGCAGGTTTTCGCTGTCGTCTTCGTTCAGTGAAGACGTCGGTTCGTCCAAAATGAGTATGCGGATGTTTTTGCTGAGCGCTTTTGCGATTTCAATAAGCTGCTGTTTTCCGGTGCCCAAGTTTTTTATCTGCGTGCCCGGGTCGACGTCGAGTCCCACTTTCGCAAGCTGCTGCTGTGCCCGGATGATGGTTTCGTTCCAATCGATGGAACCGTTTTTCTTTTTGATTTCATGACCGAGGTAGATGTTTTCGTATACCGACAGTTCGCTTATGAGCGCCAGTTCCTGATAGATGATCGCAAGGCCCGCTCGTTCGCTGTCTTTGATCGTTTTATACGTTTGTACTTCCCCGTCGATAATGACTTGGCCTTCGTAGGTTCCGTACGGATGCACTCCCGACAGGACTTTCATCAGCGTCGATTTTCCGGCGCCGTTTTCTCCGACCAGAAAATGGATTTCGCCTTCGGCAACTTTGAACGTTACGTCGTCAAGCGCTTTTACTCCGGGAAATTCTTTTACTATGTGAGCCATTTCAAGAATGTTTTTGCCCATTACCAGTCCTCTTTTGATTTTGAACCGGAACCGGCAGGCTGCCGATTCCGGTAGGTGATTTCATTTCAGCAGTGTTTACTTAGAATTTTAAATTGCGCGCGCCGTTGTAATCGGCTTCAACAAGCAGTTTGATGTTGTCTTTGGTAATGACGGTTACGGCGGTTTGTTTGGCGGGAATCTGTTTGCTGCCGTTGTCGTAGGAAGAGGACGTTGAAGGTTTTTTGCCTGCAAGGATGTCCGTGGTCATGGCGATGGCGTCCGCCGCGAGCGTACTGGTGTTCTTCCACACGGTCATAGACTGTTTGCCGTCGGCGATGTACTGCGCGGAAGCGAATTCGGCGTCCTGACCGGTAATGTAGAAAGACGTTACGTCGGGATCTTTGGAAAACTCGTCCGCGATAGCGCGCGCCGTGCCGTCGTTCGGAGCGAGGATGTACACGCCGCCTTTATCGGCAGTTTTGGCTACCGTCAGGTTGTCCGCGGCCTTTTTCTTTGCGATGTCGAAGTTCCAGTCGGTCGTAACTTGGTTGATGATGTCGGCCAATTCGGTGCGGGACAGTTTGGTTTTGTTCTGCAGCGCGACTGCTTTATCCGAGTTTTTGATTACGAACGTACCGTCCGCAATTTTGGGCTGCAGGACTGACCAGGCGCCTTCAAAGAAGATGAACGCGTTGTTGTCCGATGCCGCTCCCGCGTACAGATACAACGGTACGCCTTTTTTGCCGGGTGTCAGTTTGTCGATGAGGAATTGTCCCTGAGCGACTCCGACGGAAAAGCTGTCGAACGTTACGTAATAATCGACGGCGGCGGTATCGGTGATGAGCCGGTCGTAGCAGATGACCGTTACGCCGTCTTTTTTTGCCGCTTCAACGGCTGCCGCGGCGGCGGTTGCGTCGTGCGGGCAGATGATCAGAATCTTGATTCCTTTGTTAAGGAGCGCTTCGACGTTCTGCTTTTCCTTGTTGGAATCGCCCTGACTGAACAGCAGCTGTACCGACGCTTTGCCTTCAAGCAATTTGAGAAATTGCGTTTCGTCCTGAATCCAGCGCGGTTCGTCTTTCGTGGGTAAAACGATGCCGACTTCAATCTTTGCGGATTCTTTTGCTCCGCCGGCAAAGACCGGCAGCGTTAACGCCGTCAGTATAAGCATACCGAGGATCGCCTTCACACTCTTTTTCATATGTGTCTCCTATAAAAAACGTCTGCATGATCGTTTTTTTAATCATGCAAGTTCAGTATAGAATATAGTTTTTCCGGTAACGGGAAAAATTCTGTCCGTTTTTATGATAAAAGGAAAAAGGCCGCGCGGGTGCATCGTTTTGCCGAACCTGCTCTGGAAAAAAATGAGGTCAAAATAAAACAGACGGGGCGCGGCGGTTACTCGATGCCGCGGCGTTTTCGGTACAGGCGGCGTTATTCGGTGCCGCGGCGGTTATTTGCCGTTCCGGTACACGTCTTCCCGGCTGTGAAAACCCGAATCGACGATAACGTCGTCGATATTGCCGCTCGTTACCAGAACCGGCGCAAGGAACACTGCCGGAACCCGTTTGGCGCCGTTGTCGATCGATTCGGTAACGCCGTCCAGTTCCGCCGCCGGCACGCCCGACGCGAGCAGATACGCATACGTCGCCGCTTTTTGCGCCAGTTCCGTTATCGGCTTATACACCGTCGCTGCCTGAGTGCCGGCTGCGATGCGCTGACACGCGGCGATGTCCGCATCCTGTCCGACGACGGGTACGGTCGTTCCGAGCCGGTGTTCGGAAAGCGCTTTGAGCACCGATTCGGCGACGGCGTCGTTTCCGCAGATAACGGCGTCGGGAATCAGATTCAGTTCGAGCAGTTCCGACATTTTACGGTACGAAAGGTCGTAATTCCAGTCCGTCGTATAATATTTGAATTGCACGCTGACCGGTCTGCCGTCGAGTGCGTCGCGGACGCCCGTATCGATCAGAGCCATATTGTAGTCTTCTTCCGCGCCGTATATGCAGTAATAGGCGCCTTTCGGGCGCAGGCGCAGCAGCGCTTCGGCCATCAGAAAACCGACTTGTCTGCTGTCGATCGTCAGATACAGCGAAACGTCCGCGTTCCGTATCAGTCGGTCGTATGAAACGACGGGAATGCCTTTGCTGCGGGCGCGCTGTACTACGGCGGTGAGCGCGTCGGCGTTTTTGGGGACTATTACCAATACGTCGACGCCGCGGTCTATGAGGTACTGGATTTGACTGCACTGTGCTTCCTGATCGTTGCCCGCGTTTTGTACGATAACGTCCGCACCCAACGCGCGCGCGGTGTCCCTGAAAATGTCGCAATCGCGCCGCCATCGCTCTATGATAAACGTGTCGATCGAAAAGCCTATCGTTACTCTTTTTTCCGCCGCCTGATCCGATTGTTTTTTTCGGGAGTCGGGTTTCAAAAAACAGCCGCTGCCCGTGCAGACTATCATGCATATGAGTCCCGTTATAAAAACGGACGTACGCGTACGGGGGTGTCCTGCCGAGCTTTTCATACGTTCTCCTGATAAAAAGGCAAGGAGGAAATGTCAATTTCCGGCTTGGCTTTTTACGCAGCTTCGCAGTAAAGCGAGAAGCTGCACTTGATAAGAAAGTTTGCAACGCAAACTTATGAAAGATACAAACCGACGATATTGCAGACGGTTTGTATCTTACTCTCCTGATAAAAACTTTGTGTAAAAACGCCGCGCCGTTTGTTTCATTCGCTGCCGCCGCCGTCGTTCGGTATTGAGGTACGATATTCCGTCGGCGTGAGACCGAATTTTCGGCGGAATAATTTGCTGAAATAATTCTGATCCGGATACCCGATCCGGTAACTGATTTCTTTTATGCTGTATCCGCCGTGCCGCAGCAGCTCTTTGCCTTTTTCCAAGCGCAGTTCGGTTACGTAATCGATAAACTTTGAACCCGTTTCGTCTTTGAACAGTTTGCTCAGATAAAACGGATTTACGTGTGCGAGCCGGGCCGTCTGTTCCAGGGAAATTTCGTTTCCGATATTGTCCTTGATAAAATCCTGCACTTTTTCGATTATCGGATTCAATTTTGCAGTCCGGCTTTCGTACAGGATAAACGTGCATTCGAGCAATTGCGGCAGTACGTAGGCCGTTATCTGGGAAAAAG
This sequence is a window from Treponema brennaborense DSM 12168. Protein-coding genes within it:
- a CDS encoding sugar ABC transporter permease: MNFRILKQNARQYGMFVALMVVMIFFTVTTGGIFMTPRNLSNLFDQTGYVAILAIGMTLVLIIRQIDLSVGFAAGFTGAIAALLMRNFTGLPVAAVVLIAMGIGLLIGLYQGTLIAKCGVPAFVVTLAGMFIFRGALLRVTEGTGTIIVKNAAFNALGNGFIQDPFGPEGLHVLTLILGIALIVFIIVSEIVNRAKREKYRLQNLPIDMFVCKLFFIAALILFFTWKLANYNGLSWTVVIVLAVLAVYHFFTNNTVLGRHIFATGGNPEAAELSGISVQKVTMFVFCSMGALAGLAGILFTARLQSATTTAGNAFEMDAIASCYVGGVSSSGGVGRVTGTIIGALVMSALSNGMNLMNIGISYQYMVRGIILILAVLFDIRTRRIKV
- a CDS encoding sugar-binding protein — protein: MKKSVKAILGMLILTALTLPVFAGGAKESAKIEVGIVLPTKDEPRWIQDETQFLKLLEGKASVQLLFSQGDSNKEKQNVEALLNKGIKILIICPHDATAAAAAVEAAKKDGVTVICYDRLITDTAAVDYYVTFDSFSVGVAQGQFLIDKLTPGKKGVPLYLYAGAASDNNAFIFFEGAWSVLQPKIADGTFVIKNSDKAVALQNKTKLSRTELADIINQVTTDWNFDIAKKKAADNLTVAKTADKGGVYILAPNDGTARAIADEFSKDPDVTSFYITGQDAEFASAQYIADGKQSMTVWKNTSTLAADAIAMTTDILAGKKPSTSSSYDNGSKQIPAKQTAVTVITKDNIKLLVEADYNGARNLKF
- a CDS encoding ATP-binding cassette domain-containing protein; the protein is MGKNILEMAHIVKEFPGVKALDDVTFKVAEGEIHFLVGENGAGKSTLMKVLSGVHPYGTYEGQVIIDGEVQTYKTIKDSERAGLAIIYQELALISELSVYENIYLGHEIKKKNGSIDWNETIIRAQQQLAKVGLDVDPGTQIKNLGTGKQQLIEIAKALSKNIRILILDEPTSSLNEDDSENLLELILNLKKQGVTCIMISHKLKEVLKIADTVTILRDGRTVATLPRAELSEEIIIKHMVGREIKNIYPKRAHADRGDVVFEVKDWKVYDYNISRQLLKGIDLNVRRGEILGLAGLMGAGRTEFALSVFGNPRKYKVEGTALLFGKPVDFRHSKDAIAHGFAYVSEDRKRDGLILEQDVKQNITIASLKQLVKNNIIDKNREITVSEKYRQELKIKTPSIDAKVNKLSGGNQQKVSLAKWLMVKPDILILDEPTRGIDVGAKYEIYTLMNTLVEQGMSIIMISSELPEILGMSDRIYVVSGGVIAGELSGADATQEKIMHLATAN
- a CDS encoding substrate-binding domain-containing protein; translation: MKSSAGHPRTRTSVFITGLICMIVCTGSGCFLKPDSRKKQSDQAAEKRVTIGFSIDTFIIERWRRDCDIFRDTARALGADVIVQNAGNDQEAQCSQIQYLIDRGVDVLVIVPKNADALTAVVQRARSKGIPVVSYDRLIRNADVSLYLTIDSRQVGFLMAEALLRLRPKGAYYCIYGAEEDYNMALIDTGVRDALDGRPVSVQFKYYTTDWNYDLSYRKMSELLELNLIPDAVICGNDAVAESVLKALSEHRLGTTVPVVGQDADIAACQRIAAGTQAATVYKPITELAQKAATYAYLLASGVPAAELDGVTESIDNGAKRVPAVFLAPVLVTSGNIDDVIVDSGFHSREDVYRNGK
- a CDS encoding PP2C family protein-serine/threonine phosphatase: MEETDDSEFISTDFFTEGTSAPAVQPDSLSAMAEQLGNSFSFKQIGSMSRYIEPVSGENSIDMLVELFQSQPELTAVPVEEYDRVIGVIDRKTVAAATNTAWKRFTAKKIGDYVQRVSAVLYARDFIEKSLQKVSEINRKDGILYFPVFNNRSFFGIVSLDDFLSRIAEIREQDLRKAFVIQQRLFPDAETLAQLPFRVQVWNRMANALGGDLAQVIPLSAGSYLVCCFDVSGKNVAASLLTIAAGSFFNVLKYVPSCTQNPLKLVSLLDEYLEYAVPVGSFITAAFCYVDTERQLIQIYNCGHTAVYVFFRDEAVKNRVNIAAVNPALPPLGMGAVKSALNGYAADPAGNVKPYTQLPVKAGMHVDLYSDGLSDMQGDDGVRFDDDRTRRFFMELYCKKDADVSGAVEAVVDGWIHTAMLPDDITVVDIRL